TTGTTATTTTTGGATGAAGAATTTTCACGTTCTGGCATTATCCATATCTACTTTCTTTTTTTAGTTCTTATGTTCTATTAAGTTGTTTGTCGCATGTGCTCATGATCAATTTGGTAACAATCCTTCGTCCCTAGGAGTTACCTATTCTTTACATGAATATTTAGTAACTAAACGGAGAAAAATGATACTTAGCACTCTTTTCAACTTAATGAGAGTTTGAAATTATAGTCGAGCCATATTTTTCTAAGAAAAAATTGAAAACCGAAGGGCTTACATTATGGAATGGAAGGAGTaaactccctccgtcccataataagtgtcatcttaatcAAAAGCatgcatattaagaaatcaataatgcaatgtgaagttcaccaaattatccctatataataaaataaaattaattttatcttttgattaaagcatgcacaagaagtaaaaCTTTAGACATTGCGAATTCAAATATACCAAAATTTTCAATCAACacttagatgttactttattgcCTAATGGTAGAATTGGAAAAaattagtcaatttatgtcttagTTTTTTAAGATGACATTTATTATGGGACAAAATAATTTGGCTAAGgtaacacttattatgagacggagggagtaattgttATTAAGAGAACTTTAATAAGGTTTGTTCATCTCAATTTGCCTAAAGCCTCCCAATTTCTCATTAGATGTAACCATTTGTTGTAAGTTTGCCCCTCAAATGCTAGTAAGGCAGAATTCTGTCCGAATGTAAAATTCTGCCTTCAGATAGAGTTTTgctcaaaactctaccttaagatagagtttgctaaggcatagtttgcttgcaaaactctaccttaaggcttAGTTTGCAGCAAACTCTACTCCATCAGGCATAATTTGcctgcaaactctgccttaaggagAGTTTTGCAGGTAAACTATGCCTAATGGGGCAGAGTTTGTAGGGATTCGAACTCGGAATCCTGAGGTTTTGGGCGAAGGGAAAAagttaaatatttttattttgatgggcaaaaattaaagacctcaAAATAAGGCTATTACTGCCAATTGCCCATATTACTTTATTTGCAACGTGTTACCGGCAGACTCGGGTCACATTATGTACCCATTACAACAATTTTTGAATTACTTGGGATGCAATAATGAGACTGCTCTTTGTTTCTCATTTAAAATTACACGATTATGCTTGTTCATTATCGTTGCAAACATTACTTTTCTTCTGCAATTTGCAAATTTTGGACATGCTGATCTGCTTTCGTTCTTAATTTCTCATCTTTTACTAAAATACTTTTGGACATTCTAATTTTGCTCTGATTGTTCTTAATTTCCCACGTACGCTGAAAACCCTTATTATGCCCAGCTCGTTGCATTATCCAATCTTGTTACATGATCACGTACTGGTGGGCATGCGTGAATATTATTGGAAGAGAAATACGTACTTTGTTATTGGTGTAACTTTCATATGTTAAAGTTGGCAGTGATCCGATTTTAAGACCTTTTCCAAAATTTTCTGGAATAAAGGAAAAAGTGGAAAAGCATGAACAATATCAAAATTCGCATCTTAAAGTttactaagggtgtgtttggtagggATTtttagaaaatgtttttcaattttctcatatttgattGGGTAAAATGTTTTGAAAAACGTTGTACTAGACACAAGTTTTCTTAAAAATTAGAAAAGTGAACCGCACTCCTTGCCCCATTTCACCCCGATAATGTTTTGCTAAATTTTCTTAGTTGTGAAAACATTTTtcttcgtaccaaacacaccctaaaatgCATAACTTCTTTTAAAGTGCGTCTGGTCCTAATCCAGGGTTTAAATTTTGAAATGTCAAGATGATCGACAATGATTGATTTGTAAAATTCCAGATTCATTAGGTAGTGTTATCAAATCTAAGAATGTAAACATGGAAACGAAAATCAGTGATCTCATCCAAAGTGTAGTTGTCAAGCAAAACAAAACGAGATTGCAAAACATTCATTCTGCGCATATATACTGCTCCAAATAGCCAGAACCACTCAAAGAAGAGTTGTATACTTTacattcaaaatccaaaaaataCAGCTCTATAATGCCTTCCTCAGTTAGTCACTACAATATGAACGAAAACTAAGAGCCTCTACCAAAACAAGATGTCCTATAGAATTAGGAACACAATTCGAGGAACAGCTTGTTCTCAATCTTCTaaagcctaaaaaaaaaaaaaaaaaagcataggGATTCCCTAAATGCTATTAATAGCTCTGTCATTGTTTTAAGTGTTTTTAACGAGTGTTAAAGTGTATGTTATTAGACCCATCAAGCTGTATCAGCAGATAACTGAGGAAACAGTGAGTGGGTAACGGAAAGTGTTGGCATATTGGAAGGAGATAGTATGGCCATTAATAAGCGGCTTGCCATTGTTGacaagacaatcatcaaaacgtAGTCTTTTGAAAATACGAGGGTTAATAAGACGAGCAGAACTGAACCAGCCACATTTCAAATGGATGCCTGAAATGTCACAGCCAGACACACATACGTTCATAATTTCAACTGTGTAGGTTGGTATACCACTGGGTAATGGCGCTGTGGGCCCCTGATTTATAACTATATCTGATTTTGAACACTTGTCACCCCATATCCGGTTTGTTTCCACTTCATTCCCTGCACCAAAAGGCAATTCCACATAATGACAAAagtaaccaaaaaataaaaacagTAATAGCAGACCTGTCTTTTGTCCTTTTCTAAGTAGTTGCTTTATTGttccctttccttttttttccccTCATCAATGCTTGGTTGGGTTTGGCCAAGGATCTTGaggtttggatttttttttttttttaatggatgGGGGGATTAACAGTTAAGAGTGTTAATGGGTGCAATAAATGATGTATATTTGTAAATCATAATCTGTCAACTTTAAGATATCAAAGGGGCATAGGGCATTCATTCTTCAAGATAAATTAAGCCTTTTGTGATGTTGATTGAGATTGAACAGCTATGTGCACGTGAATCACAGAGCAAATGCACCATTATCAGCTAATATTTAGATCAGTGATAGACGGAAACACTAGCTAACCATtttacttctttttctttttggatatCAATAAAATAAATGCAGACTGCCTAGAATTGTTTATAACTTTGTCAAGTCAAAAGAAATCGTTTGGAAAGCGATATTACATAAATGGGACGAGACATGGACTTTTAACCGAGAGGTCCCAGCACAAAATTAGAAAGATACTGATGTAGCAGTAGTAGTTCCCCAGATTATGAAAATTGCATGCAAATATTTACATGTAACCAGAGCAGAAAAACTAAAGCAAACTAGAGTTAAGcatatgcatttatatatttttgtcctcttctcctttttgccctttCAATTACTAGCCTTTGGGCAAACAATAAGAGCAATAGACATGAGAAAACAAAAACTGACGTACGCCACCAACAAGGCAAAAAGTGTACAGTAAACCTGAGCAAATAGGACGCTGCCTGCTTGCTGGGGGTGTCTAGGACCGTACCTTAAACCTAAAAGTTGAgcaattttaaattttaaattttaaattttttttttttttttggactaacCTTGATTAAGAAGCTTGCGATGATGAGGACCAATATTTGTGTTTCCGCTGACAGATGAACTTGCTTCCGCCATGAAATTAAGACCAATGGGTCTGCCTGAAATATCAAAGTCGTTTATTGGAACATTAACCAAAATCAAAAGCCGTAGCTGTCTATAAAATTTAATGTGCACAATTTTGTAGTTCAAATGAGGAGATGAGAAGAAAAGGACGGAAAGCTAGCTAATATAGTACTCAGTACTAATTAATAATAAACGATAGAATAAGGAGACCTAACAAATAAGTGCAATCTCATTCATTAAAAACCGACACCATACATAAATATCAAAGTTGTTCATAAAACTATTTCTCATAGTAAATACAATGCATACACACCTGTAAAAAACTCGGATCCAACGATTAAGAGAAGGAAGAACGTTAAACTGATTCTGTTTCGCCGTTTCAATGATTGAGAGCTCATTATATATGAAATCGAATCaacaaaaatatattataatatgCTCCCTTCCAAGGCTGCAAAAAATACTGCTGTATGCTTTGGTGGAATTTTGGAGATATAGACTGTAGGATAGACACCTAATAagaaaggagaaagaagaagaagaagaagaagagagaaaaattTCTTCTGTTATTCATACAAGTCTCTAAAATGAGCTGAGTACATGTTTATATGGAGTGAGTACAAGCTTAacaagagatgaaagctttattGTTTCTCCCTTTTAACCCATCAATCCTGGGTCGGGTCTGGCCCAGGAAGTAATTGAGCTTTTGATTTATTTATCTTTTAATGGAGGGGTGATAGGTGCAATAAATGATGTATATTTGTAATACACAAGGTTTAAAAGGGGGCATAGGGCCTTATATTCTTCAAGATAAATTAAGCTATTTTGTGATGTTGATTGAGACGGAACAATCAGAAATGCTGATATAGGGAATTGAGGCGTTTGAATTATATTTCCTTTCGAGTATCTTTAATGGCAGGACAGCAATGTGCACGTGAAGCACAGAGCAAATGCACCATTATGAGCTAATTTTTAGAGCAGTGGTAGAAAAAAGAGCTGCCAAAATATTCTTTTAATACCATACAGAATAGAAATATTAGCTAccattttaattctttttctttttgcataTCAATAAAATAAATGCATATCACTGCCTAGAATTGTTTATAACTTTCTAATGTCAAAAGAATCGTTTGGAAAGTGATATTACATGTGTGGCACTAGACATGGACTTTTAACCGAGAAGTCCCAGCAGAAAATAATACTCCTATGAAAGATAGTACAAAAGTAGCAGTAGTTCAATTCCCAGATTATGAAAATTGCATGCAAAGTTTTATACATGTAACAGTGCAGAAACTAAAAGCAAACTAGAGTATATATTTTTCTCCTCTTCTTATTTTTTgccatttcaatttcaattagTTTAAACCTTTTTCTTAACTTTTGGGTAACTATGACAAATATTTTGTATTATGGGTATAAGAGCAATAGACATGAGTAAACAAAAACTGACGTGCCTGCTGGGCCGTACCATAAAGCGAAAAAGTGGAGATTTTGTAGAGAGAGATTAAAATTCAAATCATTTTTGTTTGTCGAGTTATTTTTTGGACTAACCTTGATTAAGAAGCTTGCGATGAGGAGGACCAACTGAATTTGCTTCCGCCATGAAATTAACACCAATAGGTCTGCCTGAAATCTCAAAAGTCGTTTAATGAAACATTAAAGAAAAAATCAAAAGCCGTAGCCGTCTACAATATTTAATGTGCACAATTTTGTAGTTCAAAAGGGGTGATAATAAGAAGAAAAGGACGGAAAAGCTAGCTAATCTAATAATAGAAAGATCAATCCTCGTGTGCTAATAAACAATAAAACAAGCAGACCTAACAAATAAGTGCAATCTCATTCATTAAAACCGATACGATACATAAACATCTTTGTCTCTCTCTTTTCCTCTCTCCCACAGGCCTGCCACAGTGGTGCAACATGTGATCGTTCAAGTATATACTATTTCTCATAGTAATACACACCTGTAAAAATCTCCAATCCTATGATTAAGAGAAGGAAGGACGTCAAACTGATTCTGGTTCGCCGTTTCAATGATTGAGAGCTCATTGTATGAAATCGAATCaacaaaaatatattataatatgCTCCCTTCCAAAGACCCAAAACTCTGCAAAAAATACTGCTGTGTATGCTTTGTTTCCAAGAGATGAATTTTCGAATCGGCGGTGTAGCTGACAGCGGAACTTTACACAGAGTGTTGAATCAACTGGAACTCGGTCTTTGACTGAATCACgcagagaaaaaagaaaaaagtgatATGAAATGACTTGATAAACTCGGAAACATAAAAAAAGTACGAGTTGACATAAAGCAAATATATCATGACATACTATATTTTTTTTGAGAAGTGCGAATATTCATGAAAATGCTATAAATCCATACATACATCAAATCAGTAGAAGCgccgaaatgaagaagaaagtgagAGACAAACAAAGCCGATTAAGCATTTGACTTTTATAGAATAAAAAAGGCAGACTCACGAGCATTACTTtactttaataataataataatgcagaAAGCTTGGCCTTAAATGGCGAAATGCTTTCCGCTCTCAATAAAGGAGAAAATAGAAAGCTCAGGTCAAAGTCATAAAGTCTCCAACTCCTATCCAACTCATCAGAAAAGCAAAATTTGCTATTTTTTCTCCTGGAATCAATTTTCAATACTATTATTTTTCCAAAAGTACGTAGAGATTCAACACACACATTGATGACAAGGCAGAATCAAGCAAAATAGCAAAAAAAGTTAGTATACATACAAGTTGAAGACCGAGAGCGAAAAAGGTGGAATGAACAGAGACAAAATGTGCAGAGTTTGCAAAAGCAGTGAAAGAAGCTCTTTTTCTGAGACTTCAATGAGACAAATAATGCCAGAAATACCAAAACCGGGGAAACAATAAAGAAAAAGCCTGTATTGTATTGTTGCAAATGAATATGAATGAATTAATGTGTGCTCGAGATTTCTATCTCACCTCACACGTACGGTACTTTGTTGAGAACCTGCAGAAAAAAGAGAGTGGAAAGAGCAAACGCGTTCACAGTGTCTCTGTATAGAGAGCGAAACCTATTTCTATGGAGAgactctgtgtgtgtgtgtgtgtgtgagaaagAGAGAGAATTTACTAATGAAAGAATGAATAAAGAAATCTGTGGGTTTTCGATTATATTGTTCCAAGTGGAATGTTTATGgatagagagagaggagataAATGTCATTAAATTTCATTGCAGCTCCATGTTTAACCCAGGTTAAATGAAGTTTCCCACGTGGCAGCTGAGCCGTGGTTAGGATTTGGGACTGACCAACTTCTCCCCATTTTTCCGCTTCAATTATAAAGGTTAATAAAAAGACAACAACTAGTTTTAttttgagtccggaaccaaaataactccaaaaaagtgtttttgaaccaaaatacctcaataaaaaaaatgacaaaactgTCTTTATTACTGCGCTAAATCACTTAACCGTGACGGCACCGTTAAGTgcttttactgcgctaaaggttaTTCCCTCTCCCCTTTAGCACATTAAAATACTGCGATATAGGAGTCCCTATTTTTCAAAAACATCCTCTTAttacattttcacacttttttacgtactttagccgcatattatttatgttttgagactccggaacttcaatattttatatagaaccgtACTTATTTTTATGCGATTAATAAGGTGGGCTCAATACATTAAGGATACGTAAAAGTTCGGATTgttgttttagtggttgaaaagtgctcgaactccatttttgtttaaaggcttggtgtcattagctttaagttctttatgATTTAGGGTGTAGATTTAAGCGTGctattttttagtcaaaattgcagcattcataccaatctcaaaataattaaattgcatcattcataacactATGAAAATGCTAAagcttgttcattaataataaactcaaactttttaaaatacaatcatcaaagaaagaaaaaaactttaaaaaaaaatcatcaattaatgcccttgagttgatcttctgCCACCACCGCGAGATATGTcaccaccacgaaagtttcctccaccacgagaggtacttccaccgctaGATATAGTTTGACCACTATGCCataagggacacttgcgcttatcatgaccaacataattacaaaatgagcattttcgagtgtatctccctggtggaacatccatttcattatgaatacgagagtatgctttctttttgaatttacggataaatgctttatttgcaaccattgaaaatggatccggtggtcaataactctcactaccaagtgggtagaaccttctaacatacgtttttgcataattttcaactgtatattcctcggCCATGTACAGGGAGATGTTCTTTCCCAttgcgataaaacacttgaaggcatgagaacatggcatgtgatatgattgtcaCTTGCCGCAtatgcatgttcttggaatctcacaaattgtgcgGACGTTAGCTCCTTTACCTTGGtccacacttgttgtgagttcaaatatgcgttctgcagagttgtactccatccggtcgTGTTGCTGAGCCTTAAATTTGTAGTACTCGAACAGTTTTGGCGGTTTTGGCATCCATCGTAGACCTTCTGCCGCAagtgctttggcctcttttgatctattgACGAGCCGCTCCACACCCTGcttaaaagtcattctcaccattgcggtgatgGGTAGTCCCCGTacagatttcaacaagccattgaatgactcagagctatttgttgtcagcataccccatcgcctaccttcatcctggtataatgtccatttgtctttattaattgcattcaaccagtagAAGGCTTCCTCATCCGCCCGCCTAATAATATCCATctgcaggtgaaacttcttctcctgatgctctatTGCAgtcgcccacatccaattgcaaagtgttgGGCTTCGATATgtcttttggaagtttgccttcaaatgccttaaacaataacgatggtaggcaaagggcggctgccacccctgcaaactaaacatattgtgcaatatgccagcatttctaTCTGAGATCACAcatattcccatgcgatccttaataacgtgttgcctcaagtagtccaaaaacataccccacgtactaatgctctcattagctgcaattgcaaaagctagagggaatatagctccacttgcatccattccaactgcaatTAGTAGCTTTATGTCGTATACCCCGTACACATGTGTTctatctattgatattacaggccgacaatgagcaaaaccatcaatgcatggtttgaatgcccaaaatacaaactcaaaaatattacCGACTACACCAagcttcgatttgagcttccatcaACAAtagtaccatgattgaagtgttgtagagccgccatgtatctcgacaacttcttgaaagagcccttcCAATCgccgtagactatctcatgtgcacgcctacgcccaatATACGCCTTCCGCCTACTAACGATTTTGCTATATACTCTCaggacggctgtaatacaatctttaatagggaacctGAATAAGTTAAAATATCAGCATATAGCAAGGAGGAACATTGTATtaacatcaaaaaaaaaataagatttgaagtttgaatattcaaccaacgcatgcatgcaattagtgtatcttgcagtgttacgtcaaatcaaattaagtatagagtgttgcataacgcatgaatTAACCGTGTTATGTCAGTGGCTGGCagaatagcgcagtaaaatactgcgttatgtcAAAATAa
The nucleotide sequence above comes from Lycium barbarum isolate Lr01 chromosome 3, ASM1917538v2, whole genome shotgun sequence. Encoded proteins:
- the LOC132634117 gene encoding TPD1 protein homolog 1-like, yielding MSSQSLKRRTRISLTSFLLLIIGLEIFTGRPIGVNFMAEANSVGPPHRKLLNQGRPIGLNFMAEASSSVSGNTNIGPHHRKLLNQGNEVETNRIWGDKCSKSDIVINQGPTAPLPSGIPTYTVEIMNVCVSGCDISGIHLKCGWFSSARLINPRIFKRLRFDDCLVNNGKPLINGHTISFQYANTFRYPLTVSSVIC